A genomic segment from Candidatus Eremiobacteraceae bacterium encodes:
- a CDS encoding DUF4331 family protein — protein MRIITTLGLCAVAIASVAAGACSSSSTTNTTPGPQSYVQIERLARPAVKEAFEAYARHDQTNRSSPFSDPVLPGDINSFMTSVAGRSAATANLTQNVLIPDVQVADLSKTGVGAGYLGVETSPAGSGISPFGGRGLHDDVIGLSLSVIFGNTLSALGLVADDGKESPCLATDNVPYGGKHDTATFPYVGSPR, from the coding sequence ATGCGCATCATCACGACACTAGGGCTGTGCGCCGTCGCGATCGCCTCCGTGGCGGCCGGCGCGTGCTCGAGCTCATCGACCACCAATACCACTCCGGGCCCGCAATCGTACGTGCAGATCGAACGCTTGGCGAGGCCCGCGGTCAAAGAGGCGTTCGAGGCGTATGCGCGCCACGATCAGACCAATCGCAGCTCGCCGTTCTCGGATCCGGTGCTGCCCGGCGACATCAACTCGTTCATGACGTCGGTCGCCGGACGCTCGGCCGCGACGGCGAACCTGACACAGAACGTGTTGATCCCCGACGTGCAGGTGGCCGATCTTTCCAAGACCGGCGTGGGCGCGGGCTATCTCGGCGTCGAGACGTCGCCGGCGGGCAGCGGCATCAGTCCCTTCGGCGGACGCGGCCTGCACGATGACGTCATCGGCCTTTCGTTGAGCGTCATCTTCGGCAACACGCTCTCGGCGCTCGGCTTGGTCGCCGACGACGGGAAAGAGTCGCCGTGTCTGGCGACCGACAACGTGCCGTACGGCGGCAAGCATGACACGGCGACCTTCCCTTACGTGGGCTCGCCGCGCTGA